A region of the Sporomusaceae bacterium genome:
CCCGCGATCGGATCGACCTCCAGCTCGTCACCGTCGTTTATCTCCGAGACACTGTTGGTGGTGAGGACCGACAGGCCGATGTTAATGGCGTTACGGTAGAATATTCGCGCAAAAAACTCGGCGATTACAACCGCTATCCCACTGCCTTTGATAATCATCGGCGCGGTTTCGCGGCTGGAGCCTGAACCGAAGTTCTTGCCAGCCACCATAATGTCGCCGGCTCTGACTTTTTTGGGGAAGTCCGGGTCGGCGCCTTCCATGGCATGGGCGATCATTATTTCGTCGGCCAGGCCGATGTACTGCGCCGGGGAAATCAAATCGGTGTTGATGTTATCGCCGAATTTGTGGACTTTGCCGCGAATCATATTACTCATGTCCGACCCTCCTTACGGTAAGCCCGCGGATCCGCCAACTTGCCTTCGATTGCCGAAGCGGCGACGGTAGCCGCCGAAGCGAGGTAGACAAACGAATCGTTGCTGCCCATGCGGCCCTTGAAGTTGCGATTGGTCGTCGACACACAGCTCTGGCCGGCGGCGATGACACCGGAGTGCAGTCCAACGCAGGCGCCGCAGGTTGGCGCGAGGATAGTCGCTCCCGCTTCAACCAGGATATTAAGGATACCCATACTGCTCGCCTGTTTCCAGATTTCCTGCGAACTGGGCGAAACCAGCAGTTTGCACTCGCGCGATACCTTTTTCCCTTTGAGAATTTCGGCTGCCGCCATAAGATCGGTCATCCTGCCTCCTGTGCAGGAGCCGATGTAGGCCCGCTGCATCGGCGTGCCCGCGACCTTATCGATATCAGCGACATTATCTACGGCATGCGGACAGGCTACCTGGGGCACCAAATCCTCTGCTCGGTAAGCGAGCTTCGCCAAGTAGTTGGCGTCCGCATCGCTAGCAAAAATGTAGTAGGGTTTTGTGTTGCCGATTCGGGCTAGATATTCCTCGGTGATCCTGTCGGCGGCGATCAGGCCCGCTTTGGCCCCTGCCTCGACGGCCATGTTGGAAATACACATTCTCTCGTCCATGGGCAATCTTTGAATGACGCTGCCGCTGAACTCCATCGCCAGATAAGTCGCGCCGGCGTGGCCCACATCCTTGATTGTGCGCAGAATCAGATCCTTGGCCATGACCCCTTGGGGCAGCTGGCCTTCCCATGAGACAAGGAGCGATTCAGGCACCCGCAGCCAAATTTCACCGGTCGCCAGCACGCCGAGCAGCTCGGTAGAGCCTATGCCGGTGCCAAAGCAGCCAAACGCGCCGGCGGTACAGGTATGGGAATCCGTTCCCACCAATAGCGTGCCAGGCAGATCAAAACCGTTCTCCGCCAAAATCTGATGGCAGGGCCCGACACCCTCAAAATAGTTGTCGACATTATATTCTTTGGCCCAGCGGGCGGTGAAAGCCACGGTTTCCGCCTGATGGATAGTGCCGGACGGGGCCAAATGATCGCTGATAATGACCGTTTTTCCGGGATCCCATACCCGTATGCCCAGCTCCTTCATCTCGGCGTCGATAAACCATGGGCCCAAGGCGTCGTCGCCCATGGCGCAATCGACCTTGGCGTTAATTATATCGCCCGGATTGACCTCAGGCAGTCCGGCGCACCGTGCGAGTATCTTTTCCGCTAATGTTTTTCCCATTGTCTCGATGTCCTCCTTAAATACATAGAAGCAGCGCCAGGGGTTACCGGCCTCCGGCCGGAAAGCGGCTAAAAGATGCCCTGTTTAGCCAAATCCTCATACTGCTGCACCGATATATTCAGTACTTCCTGGAGAATTTCTTGGGTATGCTGTCCCAGGAGGGGAGCTGCGGCGGCAATTTGTATCGGAGTCTCGCTCAGTTTGATCTGGTTGCCGGTAATCTTCAGGTGGCCGGCCTTGGGATGGTCTACTTCTACGAACATCTCGCGGGCGCCGGCGATATGCGGGTCGTGAGCCACCTGTTCGATAGTGTTGATCGGAGCCACCGGAACCCCTTTAGCCAGCAGCATATCGACGATTTCCTGAATGGTAAAGTCTTTCGCCCAGTCCTCTATTATCGGCTTCAGCTCCCCGTGGTTGGCTACCCGCACCGAGTTTGTGTAGAATCTCTCGTCTGTTTCCAGGTCCGGTCTGCCCATAACCTCGCAGAGCTGTCCATAGAGTTTGTCGTTGCCGGCGCCGATGACCAGGCTACCGTCCTTGGCCTTGAAAGAATCGTAAGGATAGGAAGCCTCGTAGCGATTGCCGATCCTCTCGGGGTTTCTTCCTGTAACAAGGTATATTTGATTAATGATCTCCAGGGCCGATACCACCGAGTCGACGAGAGCGACATCCACCTTCTGGCCTACGCCGGTGTTCTTCTTGGAGGTATACGCCGCCAACACGCCCACAGCCATGCTGATGCCGGCCAGGACGTCGGCAATAGCGGTCCCGCTACGGGTAGGTTCCCCGCCCGGCCAGCCGGTTGTGCTCATCAGGCCGCCCATAGCCTGACCAATGATGTCGTAGCCGGCCCGGTCCTTATAGGGGCCGTAGTGGCCAAACCCGGATACGCAGCCGTAAACAATCCCAGGGTTGACCTTCTTGAGATCCTCGTATCCAAGTCCCAATCTTTCCATAACGCCCGGACGGTAGTTCTCGAGTACGATATCAGCTTTTTCGACCATCGCCAGGAAGAGTTCTTTTCCCTTGGGCGTCTTCAGATCCAGCGTAATGCTTCGCTTGTTGCGGTTCAGGTTCATATAGTAAGCGCTTTCGCCCTCGACCATCGGATAAAACCCGCGGCTGTCGTCCCCTTTTCGAGGAAGTTCAATCTTGATTACATTGGCGCCCATATCAGCCAAAAGCATCGAGCAATAGGGCCCGGCCAGAACGCGGGTTAAATCGATTACGGTAAGTCCCGCAAGAGCTCCTTTTTTCATTTTATCTGCACCTTCTTTTTCATTTGGCTAGCGCTGAGCAACGTACATTTCCTGACATTACTTCTTAGCAGTATAGAAGCTTTCGGGGATATAGATATAGCCGTCCATAATCGGCCTTACCGTCCGCGAGAAGAGAACTTTCTTGACGGCGACCTCCTTGGAGGTGTCGACCACGGCCTCGACCTTGATCACCCCGCTGGGGTGGCCTATACGCACGAAGCCCTTTTGGGGGTCGGCTTTGGATACTTCGTTGACGACCGTCCCAGGGATTAGCGATGCGATCGAAGTAGCCACCGAAGCGGTGCCCGGATAGGCTTTGTGCATGACGCCCGTTTTGAAGAGCGCCACCGGCCCATGAACCAGGCGAGCGACGAAATCGATATCGTCGGCGGAAACTTTGCTGCCGGTGCCATAGGTGTTGTACTCCTTGGACTTGGAAACGACAATCGTAAATGGCAACAGGTTCGCGTTGAGTTTGAGGGCATCAGCGATAACCTCCTGCAGTTGGCCGAACAGCTTATATTTCGCAGCCGCTTCATCGGGTATTTCCGTACCGACCATGCCAAAATCCTCGGCCTTAATAAACGCCGAAAGATTGCCAATATCGACGACCGATACGTCGACTTTTTTCCCCAGTAGCGGGATATACACCGGCACCGTCGGCGCACCCATCGGCAGGAGTTTACCTGTAGTGCCGCCGCCGGTTTCGGAGTAATCGAGGACAACCTCGGCCCCGGTTCCCGGCACGCCGTCGATGGCGTAGTCACCGTCCACGGCCGGTTCGCCGTCGATAATCGGGACATAGGCAGTGAGCACACGATTGAGGTTGGTATTGTGGATGCGGACTTTCGTAATCGGCTCCGTCACCCGGACAAAACCTTCGCGTACGGCATACACGGCCGCGCCTGGAGAAAGGTTGCCGCAGTTGATGTCATAGCTGACTTCCGGCATCTCTACGCCGACCTGGACAAATGTATAATCTATATCCGCGTCGGGACGGGAAGGCGGTCCCATCACGCAGCATTTGCTTGTAAGCAAATCCGCGCCGCCAATTCCATCGATCTGCCGGCGGTCCGGACTGCCGAACAGGCGGAGAATTACCTTGCCCCTTTCTTCCTTGTCGGCGGGCAACAGGTTTTCGTTGATATACAAGCCCTTGCTGGTGCCGCCGCGCATCACCAAAGCCCTGAAAGCACGTTGTTGTGCCATCGCGAATGACCTCCTAGCCTCATATACGTATATTTTCATCTTCTATTGGGGGAGGGGGAAGGGCAAGAGGCTGCGATTAGTGATCAAACTCTTGCCCTTTGTCAAATCGGAGATGTTTATTTCTTCAGCAGGCCGGCCTCTTTAAAGTATCTGGCCGCCCCGGGGTGCAGGGGAACGTCGGCAGCGCCGCCCATAGCCATCTCTTTTGTCAGCGCTTTGAAGCCAGCGTCGACTTTTTTCAGTTCGTCGAGGTTCTCCCAAAAAGCTTTGGTAATTTCATAAATTTTTTGCTCGTCGGCGTCCTTATGAGCAAAGAGAACGGTAAAGCCCATCCAGGTCTTGACGTCCGTATCCTGGCCCTTGTATGTGCCGCCGGGGATAACGCCGTATTGCATCGTGTTGTTCTGCAAGGCGTTGAATTTCTTGAATTCTGCCTCGCCGATTTCCAGCAGCCTTACCGGGATGCTGGTGGAAAGGTCGACCAGCGAAGCGTTGCCGATGCTGTAGCCATTGGCCGTTCCGTCGATAACTTTGTCCCTAAGGGCGTTGAAAGACTCGGCGGTGGTCAGTTCCAGTATCTTGAAGTCTTTCCGCGACAGGCCGTAGGCTTCGAGTATGGCCTCATTGCGGGTCGAAGTGGCTGTGGCCGGCGAATTGATGTTGAACTTCCGGCCCTTCAGATCCGGGATGGTCTTGATATCCGAGTCGGCCCGCACCACCTGGTGACCGTGTTCCACAGCCAGGGCGAACACGAACCTCAGGTCCCCATACTCCTTGTGGTTGGCAAATTTGCCCTTCTGATGGTAGGACATATACAGATCGTTGGCAGTCTGCTGACCAAGGACGATTTCCTTGCCGGCGACCAGAACGGTGTTCTCGTTGTACCCGGCGGTTGCCTGGGCGGAGATTTCCACTGCGTTCTGTTTCTTATTGACGACGTTCGCCATCCCTACCGCCCACTTATAAGGTCCGGAGCCGGAGCTGGAAGTGCCGACCGCCCACTTGACCTTCTTGGCCGGCTCCGGGCCTTTCTGGCCGGCATCCTGCTTGCCGCCGCATCCGGCGAGAACCAGCAACATGGCAACCAACAGAGCACCAACCAGGAAACTAACCTTTTTCATCATCTTAGCCCCTTTCCAATTCGCCATATTTTTAAAGCTTTGCACTTTTGTGCCGAAATCGTTGCGCCGCCTGAAATTCACCTATTCCGTGGCAAGGGCTTCCCGGCAAGAATCGGCGCGTTTCTTTTTGCGGTAGGAGTTGTAAAGGACAACACCGACGATTACCGCCCCCACGATCGAGGAAATCATTTCGGGGAGGACGAGGCCGGCTGCGCCGAGGAACAGGGCGACCCGTTCCCATAGGGAAA
Encoded here:
- a CDS encoding TAXI family TRAP transporter solute-binding subunit, whose protein sequence is MMKKVSFLVGALLVAMLLVLAGCGGKQDAGQKGPEPAKKVKWAVGTSSSGSGPYKWAVGMANVVNKKQNAVEISAQATAGYNENTVLVAGKEIVLGQQTANDLYMSYHQKGKFANHKEYGDLRFVFALAVEHGHQVVRADSDIKTIPDLKGRKFNINSPATATSTRNEAILEAYGLSRKDFKILELTTAESFNALRDKVIDGTANGYSIGNASLVDLSTSIPVRLLEIGEAEFKKFNALQNNTMQYGVIPGGTYKGQDTDVKTWMGFTVLFAHKDADEQKIYEITKAFWENLDELKKVDAGFKALTKEMAMGGAADVPLHPGAARYFKEAGLLKK
- a CDS encoding 3-isopropylmalate dehydratase small subunit, which produces MSNMIRGKVHKFGDNINTDLISPAQYIGLADEIMIAHAMEGADPDFPKKVRAGDIMVAGKNFGSGSSRETAPMIIKGSGIAVVIAEFFARIFYRNAINIGLSVLTTNSVSEINDGDELEVDPIAGTIRNITTGKSYQCTKYPENIMKLVNDGGLINHLRKQLKSK
- a CDS encoding PrpF domain-containing protein, whose protein sequence is MAQQRAFRALVMRGGTSKGLYINENLLPADKEERGKVILRLFGSPDRRQIDGIGGADLLTSKCCVMGPPSRPDADIDYTFVQVGVEMPEVSYDINCGNLSPGAAVYAVREGFVRVTEPITKVRIHNTNLNRVLTAYVPIIDGEPAVDGDYAIDGVPGTGAEVVLDYSETGGGTTGKLLPMGAPTVPVYIPLLGKKVDVSVVDIGNLSAFIKAEDFGMVGTEIPDEAAAKYKLFGQLQEVIADALKLNANLLPFTIVVSKSKEYNTYGTGSKVSADDIDFVARLVHGPVALFKTGVMHKAYPGTASVATSIASLIPGTVVNEVSKADPQKGFVRIGHPSGVIKVEAVVDTSKEVAVKKVLFSRTVRPIMDGYIYIPESFYTAKK
- a CDS encoding 3-isopropylmalate dehydratase large subunit; the encoded protein is MGKTLAEKILARCAGLPEVNPGDIINAKVDCAMGDDALGPWFIDAEMKELGIRVWDPGKTVIISDHLAPSGTIHQAETVAFTARWAKEYNVDNYFEGVGPCHQILAENGFDLPGTLLVGTDSHTCTAGAFGCFGTGIGSTELLGVLATGEIWLRVPESLLVSWEGQLPQGVMAKDLILRTIKDVGHAGATYLAMEFSGSVIQRLPMDERMCISNMAVEAGAKAGLIAADRITEEYLARIGNTKPYYIFASDADANYLAKLAYRAEDLVPQVACPHAVDNVADIDKVAGTPMQRAYIGSCTGGRMTDLMAAAEILKGKKVSRECKLLVSPSSQEIWKQASSMGILNILVEAGATILAPTCGACVGLHSGVIAAGQSCVSTTNRNFKGRMGSNDSFVYLASAATVAASAIEGKLADPRAYRKEGRT
- a CDS encoding CoA transferase, translating into MKKGALAGLTVIDLTRVLAGPYCSMLLADMGANVIKIELPRKGDDSRGFYPMVEGESAYYMNLNRNKRSITLDLKTPKGKELFLAMVEKADIVLENYRPGVMERLGLGYEDLKKVNPGIVYGCVSGFGHYGPYKDRAGYDIIGQAMGGLMSTTGWPGGEPTRSGTAIADVLAGISMAVGVLAAYTSKKNTGVGQKVDVALVDSVVSALEIINQIYLVTGRNPERIGNRYEASYPYDSFKAKDGSLVIGAGNDKLYGQLCEVMGRPDLETDERFYTNSVRVANHGELKPIIEDWAKDFTIQEIVDMLLAKGVPVAPINTIEQVAHDPHIAGAREMFVEVDHPKAGHLKITGNQIKLSETPIQIAAAAPLLGQHTQEILQEVLNISVQQYEDLAKQGIF